GCAGGCGCTTTCTTTGCAGCTTTCTTCGTGGCCATGGAATGGCTCTCCTCGTCAGTGGACTTGCAGGTACAACGGCCCAGTTCTCAAACGGCGCGCGGGAGTCGGACCCGCGCACAACCGCCGACGCGCACCGCGCATCGACCGGATTCGAAGGGAGGGTCGTCGACTGCACGACGTCGCCCTGGTGAAACGGTACCTCTGCGCCGGGTCGACGGCGCGGAGACGGAATGGAGGGTGGACGTGTTTCGCAGCGAAGACGATGCCCGCGTCCACCTTGTGATCGTGCTGGCGGAGTTTCGAGTTGTGCTGCGTGCTGGTGTCGTTCGACTCACTCGTTTGGCGGCAGACGTCTGTTGCGGCGAAACCTAATCACGGTTTTTTCCACTGTCAACAGGTGTTGATATTTTTCCGGCAAGGTCGAGCGCGCGCATGTCGCCTCACACCCGGGCATCGCGACAAGGTCATCGCATCGCGCAGGACCTCGCGGTGCACGCACTACGCGAAGCCGCTTTTGCGAAACACCACAAAACAAGGCATCAACTTCGCAAGGCCTGAAAATTTCAGACCCGAGCCCGACACAGGCAACGCCGATTCCAGTGCGGTGAAAAAACCATCACCGAACCTACCGCTACGTAAATCGTGCGATGACGAATGCCAAGGCTTTGCGCGGCTGCAGGATCGGTTTGCGCGAAAAATGCGCAGCCCTCGAACGACGTCGGGAGGTCGCGAACCGTCGACCGCATGTGCGATCAACGACGCCGCTTCGCATCGACCCGCAGCGAGCGATCGCCCAAAAGAAACCGGCGCGTTCCTTGCGGAACGCGCCGGTCGGGAGACGCCACGTCTTGCGACGTCTCAGTCTTCCTCGCCCTCGAGCAATTCACTGTACTCGTCAGGCGGCAACAGCTCGTTGAGCTGCTCCGGCTCGCTGAGTTCGATGACGAACAGCCAGCCTTCGCCGAAGGCGTCCTCGTTGATCGTTTCCGGCTTGTCGGCCAGCGCTTCATTGACGGCGGTGATCGTGCCCGACACCGGCGCATAGACGTCGGACGCAGCCTTCACCGACTCGACCACCGCGACGCCGTTTCCGGCTTCGACCGTCTCGCCGACCGCGGGCAGCTCCACATAGACCAGATCGCCGAGCAGGCCCTGGGCGTGATCGGAAATGCCGACGGTGACCTTGCCGTCACCTTCGATACGGACCCATTCGTGGGACTTCAGGAACTTCAGGTCGCCTGGGATTTCACTCATGGTCGGCTCCGGGAACGCGTGCTGTCGGGAAGAGGAGGCTAGTGTAGCGACGATCGCGCGCGGCGCGCATCAGACGCCGTCGGCGGGCTGACCGTTGCGTACGAAAGGAAACTTCACCACGCGCACCGGTACCTGGCGGCCGCGGATGTCGACGGTCACAGCGCCGGGCTCGCCTGCGGGTACGCGTGCGAATGCGATCGCCTTGCCGATCGTCGGCGAGAACGTGCCCGAGAGGATCTCGCCGGGACCATTGGCGGTCGCCACAGCCTGGCCATGGCGCAGTACGCCCTTGTCGTCCATCACCAGGCCGATCATCTGACGCGGCGCTCCGCCGGCCTGCGTCTCAAGCAGCGCGCGCCCGTTGAATGCGCGACCTTCGTCGAGTGCGACCGTCCAGCCGAGCGCCGCCTCGTAGGGCGAGACGGTCTCGTCCATGTCCTGACCATAGAGGGCCAGGCCTGCTTCGAGACGGAGCGTGTCGCGCGCACCGAGGCCCGCCGGGGCGACGCCCGCTGCATGGAGCGCCGTCCACAGCGCAGTCGCATTTGCTTCGTCGACCACGATCTCGAAACCGTCCTCGCCGGTGTAACCGGTACGGGCCACGAACAGATCGCCGAACGCCGTCCCGCTGAGCGCCGCGGCAGCAAACCGGCCGAGCTTGGCGACCTTTGCCGCATCGGCTTCGCCGAGCAGGCCGGCGACGATCTCCCGCGCCTTCGGTCCCTGCACCGCGATCATCGCCAGCTCGGGGCGCTCGGTGACGACGACATCGAACCCATCGGCCTGCGACGCGATCCACGCCAGGTCCTTTTCGCGGGTCGCCGCGTTGACGACCAGGCGGAACCAGTCGTCGGCCATGAAGTAGATGATCAGGTCGTCGACGATTCCGCCCTCGATGGTCAGCATGCAGGTGTAGAGCGCCTTGCCGGGGACCTTGAGCTTGTCGACGGAGTTGGCGACGAGCTTGCGCAGGAAATCGCGGGTGCCGGGGCCACGCAGATCCACGACGGTCATGTGGCTGACGTCGAACATGCCCGCGTCGCGTCGCACGTGGTGGTGCTCCTCGATCTGCGAGCCGTAATTGAGCGGCATGTCCCAACCGCCGAAATCGACCATGCGCGCGCCGAGCGCGCGGTGGGCATCGTTGAGGATCGTCTTGCGCGTCATCTGCCGGCTCACTTGCGGAAAGCCGGGATTATCGCAGGTCGCCGGCCGCCAGCAGGCCCGAGCCGCTCCTGCAGCCGGGGCCAGGCATGCGCGCCTGGCCCCCGCCGGATGACCGTCAGGCCATCTCGACGTGCAGGTTGACGCCGTCGGTCCCGACCACGCGGACCGGCGTGCCCACCGGCAGGTCAGGACCTTCGACGATCCAGAACGCGTCGCCGATCTTGATCCGGCCACGACCGGCGACGATCGGCTGGTCGAGTGGCGCCACGCGACCGATGTGCTGCGATGCGCGCCGGTTCAAGGTGGGATGGTCGCTCTGCGGTTCGCGGCCCCGGAACCAGGTGCGGTACACGAGCACCGACAGGAAGCTCAGCACCACGAACAGCGCCACCTGCACCAGCAGGCTGAGGCCAGGCAGGAACAAGGTGATCAGGAACACGGCCGCCGCGGCAAAGCCCATCCACAGCAGGAATGCACCAGGCACCAGGGTCTCGGCCGCCATCAGCAGCAACGCGATCGCGCCCCAGCCCACGACGTCCCAACGCAGCCAGTCCATGTCAGAGGCCTGCGCGTGACGGCGGCGGCGGGGGCTGCACGCCGCGCGGCGCCGACTTCTGGTTGCTCAGGGCCTCGCGGGCGAGTTCGCCGATGCCGGCGATCGACCCGATGATGCCGCTGGTCTCCATCGGCATCAGCACGAACTTCTGGTTGGGCGCGGTCGCCAGTTCCTTGAACGCCTCGACGTACTTCTGCGCCACAAAGTAGTTGATCGCCTGCACGTCACCCTGGGCAATCGCATTGGACACCATCTCGGTGGCCTTGGCCTCGGCCTCGGCCAGGCGCTCGCGCGCTTCGGCCTCGCGGAACGCCGCTTCCTTCTGGCCCTCGGCCTCGAGGATCGCAGCCTGCTTCTCGCCCTCGGCGCGCAGGATCGCGGAGCTGCGGTGGCCTTCGGCCTCGAGGATCACCGCACGACGCTCGCGCTCGGCCTTCATCTGCCGGGCCATCGAATCGATGAGGTCGCGGGGCGGCTGGATGTCGCGGATCTCGATGCGGGTGACCTTGATGCCCCATGGGTTGGTCGCCTGGTCCACGACGTTGAGCAGCTGGGCGTTGATCTTCTCGCGGTTGCTCAGCGATTCGTCGAGATCCATCGAGCCGATCACGGTGCGGATGTTGGTCTGCACCAGCGCGATCGTGGCGATCTCGAGGTTCGAAACCTCGTATGCGGCCTTGGCCGCGTCCAGCACCTGGAAGAACACCACGCCGTCCACGCGCACCACCGCATTGTCGCGGGTGATCACGTCCTGGCTCGGCACGTCGAGCACCTGCTCCATCATGTTGATCTTGCGGCCGACGCCGTAGACGATCGGCACCAGGAAATGCAGGCCTGGCGTCATTGAATGCGTGTACTTGCCGAAACGCTCGACGGTCCATTCGAAGCCCTGCGGCACCATGCGCACGGTCTTGAAGAGCACGACGACGCCGGCGAACGCAAGCACCACCGCAAGAAACAGCCCTGTCCCCATTCTTCTTCTCCCTGTATTGGTCGGCTGATGCCGCCGGGCCGAGTATAGGCGCCGGCCCCGTCGCGCACTCCGGGCCGGGGCTGGACGCATGGCGAGTTGTCCGTGGTGTATCCAACGGCCCGTACCGCCTCTATCCGGCGGCAGTGACATCGCCGCCGTCCCGACGGCCTGCGCCTTTGGCGAAAGGCCGGCGCGAGGCCATGCCGTGCACCCTGATCGTGAGGTGTAGGCCCGCGATCGGCCGCGTATCCCGGGGCTTCGCCCCTCCTCCGCGCATCGGCGCAGGCGTGCGCGCATCGATCCGCGCGTCGCGAACACGGGACGATCGAGCGAATGGCCCGGTAACCGGGCGCCAGCCTGGCTGGCGATTACTTGGTCAGGATCAGCTTGTCGTTGCGCGTATGGCGCAGGCGATAGACCTCGTTGCCATGGCGGATGCAGAGCTCGCGGTGTCCGCCGAGCAACTGCACGCTGTCGAGCTCCGGCACCTGGGGTGTATGCGCCAACGCATGGACGTTCCGGCCATCGCGGGCATTACGGGAGACGGCTGCATCCTGGAACGGGCTTGCACGCATGACGAATCCTCCGATCGGAAATCCGATGATAGTGATTCTCATTAACGGGTCAAGCGCCAAGTTCATGCACTCGTGGCTGCTTCGAGACGCCTCCACGTCGCCTCGTCCAAACGATCCAGCAACTCGATCGCCTGGAGGTTCTCGATCAGCTGCGCGGTGCGGCTGGCGCCGAGCAGTACGGTGGACACATGAGGATTGGTCAGGCACCAGGCGATCGCCAGTGGCGCGGGTGCCACACCGAGCTCGGCGGCGAGCGCGACGAAACGGCCTGCCCGCGTGAGCCGATCACCGTCGTCGCCCAGGACGCTGCGCTTCAGCCAGGCGAGTTCCGGCTGGGCGAGGCGGCTGTCCGCAGGCACACCCCCGGTGTACTTGCCGGTCAGCAGACCCGAGGCCAGCGGCGACCACACCGTGGTGCCCAGTCCGAGTTCGGCGTACAGCGGCGCGTATTCCAGTTCCACGCGGGCTCGCTTCAGCAGGTTGTATTCGGGCTGCTCCATGGTCGGGCCGTGCAGATGATGCGTGCGGGCGATCTGCGCAGCCTCGCGGATCAGCGTCGCCGGCCATTCCGACGTGCCCCAGTACAGGACCTTGCCCTGGCGGATCAGCGTATCCATCGCCCAGACGGTCTCGGCAACCGGCGTGTCCGGATCGGGCCGGTGGCAGAAGTAGAGGTCCAGATGCTCGACGCGCAGACGCTTCAATGCCGCGTCGCAGGCGTCGCGCACGTGTTTGCGCGACAGGCCACGCTGGGTGGGCCGCCGGTCGGCGGCGGCGCCGAAGAACACCTTGCTCGAGACGCAGTAGCCGTCGCGCGGAAGGCGCAGGTCGGCGATGACGTCACCCATGACCTGCTCGGCCGCGCCATTGGCATAGCCCTCGGCATTGTCGAAAAAGTTCACACCGTGGTCCCACGCGGTCGCCACGAGCTCGCGTGCTTCGCTGCGGCCGATCTGGCTGCCGAAAGTGACCCAGGCACCCAACGACAGGGCGGACAGCTGCAGGCCGGATGATCCGAGGCGGCGGTACTGCATGGAGACTCCTGGAACAGGCGACGGACGGGTGGACCAGTATGCCCGCCGGCTGCGAGCGGACGCCCGGGTCGAGCGCCCGATGCTGCTGGCGATGATGACGGCCGTCGCTGCACCCAGCTGCGACTGGAGACGCTCCCGCCACGATCTGAAGACCAGCCAGCGGGCGTGGCTGCCGCAGCACGCGACGCGTCAACGCGATGGTGCGCGCTGACAAGAGCGCTCGGTGGCCTTGAAGCTGCCTCCCGAGGGTTTCGGCGACTCAAGCCGGTGCCGACCCGCGCCGGCGCCTCCGGGAGATCCGTGCCGACGCATTGCCTCTGCAGACGATGTTCAAAGAGGAAGAGCCCTGTCGCGGATCCGTGACCAGGCGTGCGTGCTGCGGCCCGGCGGGTGGCGCATGGGAGCGACTCGACCGTCCGGGTCCACCGCATGCTGCTGGCCTGCGGCCGGGCGTGGGGCGTCCGGGGGTGCTCCCTGGCAGGCGCCGGAGGCCACCGCATTTCCGACCTGTGCGCGACGCATCCGCCCTGCCCGGGCGGCGCTGGCGGGCGCCTGCAACAGGTCAGGCGTGGGGGCCGCGGCCGTGCGGAGGCGCATGGCGCCTGAATGACAGGACTTTCACGCCCAGTATGGTTGCCGGGGCCGGCCCGCTGCACTAGGCTGCGCGACTTGGCGAATGGCCCGGGGGCCACGATGGATGACTTGACGCGGATCGGCTTCGGCCTGTTTGGACTGGCCGTGCTGCTCGCGATCACGTGGCTGTTCTCCAACAACAAGCGCAGGGTCGACTGGAAGCTCGTCGCCACCGGCGTGACGTTGCAGATCGCCTTCGCTGCGGTGGTGTTGCGCGTGCCCGGTGGCCGCGAGGTGTTCGACGCGCTCGGCCACGGCTTCGTCAAGGTTCTCTCGTTCGTCAACGCCGGCTCGGAGTTCATCTTCGGCAGTCTGATGAACATCGAAACCTACGGCTTCATCTTCGCC
The genomic region above belongs to Luteimonas chenhongjianii and contains:
- a CDS encoding aldo/keto reductase — its product is MQYRRLGSSGLQLSALSLGAWVTFGSQIGRSEARELVATAWDHGVNFFDNAEGYANGAAEQVMGDVIADLRLPRDGYCVSSKVFFGAAADRRPTQRGLSRKHVRDACDAALKRLRVEHLDLYFCHRPDPDTPVAETVWAMDTLIRQGKVLYWGTSEWPATLIREAAQIARTHHLHGPTMEQPEYNLLKRARVELEYAPLYAELGLGTTVWSPLASGLLTGKYTGGVPADSRLAQPELAWLKRSVLGDDGDRLTRAGRFVALAAELGVAPAPLAIAWCLTNPHVSTVLLGASRTAQLIENLQAIELLDRLDEATWRRLEAATSA
- the gcvH gene encoding glycine cleavage system protein GcvH, coding for MSEIPGDLKFLKSHEWVRIEGDGKVTVGISDHAQGLLGDLVYVELPAVGETVEAGNGVAVVESVKAASDVYAPVSGTITAVNEALADKPETINEDAFGEGWLFVIELSEPEQLNELLPPDEYSELLEGEED
- a CDS encoding SPFH domain-containing protein; the protein is MGTGLFLAVVLAFAGVVVLFKTVRMVPQGFEWTVERFGKYTHSMTPGLHFLVPIVYGVGRKINMMEQVLDVPSQDVITRDNAVVRVDGVVFFQVLDAAKAAYEVSNLEIATIALVQTNIRTVIGSMDLDESLSNREKINAQLLNVVDQATNPWGIKVTRIEIRDIQPPRDLIDSMARQMKAERERRAVILEAEGHRSSAILRAEGEKQAAILEAEGQKEAAFREAEARERLAEAEAKATEMVSNAIAQGDVQAINYFVAQKYVEAFKELATAPNQKFVLMPMETSGIIGSIAGIGELAREALSNQKSAPRGVQPPPPPSRAGL
- a CDS encoding NfeD family protein; its protein translation is MRWDVVGWGAIALLLMAAETLVPGAFLLWMGFAAAAVFLITLFLPGLSLLVQVALFVVLSFLSVLVYRTWFRGREPQSDHPTLNRRASQHIGRVAPLDQPIVAGRGRIKIGDAFWIVEGPDLPVGTPVRVVGTDGVNLHVEMA
- the gcvT gene encoding glycine cleavage system aminomethyltransferase GcvT is translated as MTRKTILNDAHRALGARMVDFGGWDMPLNYGSQIEEHHHVRRDAGMFDVSHMTVVDLRGPGTRDFLRKLVANSVDKLKVPGKALYTCMLTIEGGIVDDLIIYFMADDWFRLVVNAATREKDLAWIASQADGFDVVVTERPELAMIAVQGPKAREIVAGLLGEADAAKVAKLGRFAAAALSGTAFGDLFVARTGYTGEDGFEIVVDEANATALWTALHAAGVAPAGLGARDTLRLEAGLALYGQDMDETVSPYEAALGWTVALDEGRAFNGRALLETQAGGAPRQMIGLVMDDKGVLRHGQAVATANGPGEILSGTFSPTIGKAIAFARVPAGEPGAVTVDIRGRQVPVRVVKFPFVRNGQPADGV
- the hemP gene encoding hemin uptake protein HemP, whose translation is MRASPFQDAAVSRNARDGRNVHALAHTPQVPELDSVQLLGGHRELCIRHGNEVYRLRHTRNDKLILTK